Proteins from a genomic interval of Schaalia odontolytica:
- a CDS encoding alpha/beta hydrolase family protein — translation MSVTVAPHGIWKSPITGDSFTARSVTLSQVRVDGPDTYWVEGHPLEGGRGTLLRRRGTGETGEVLPLIDGVRLPDVGTRVHEYGGKAYAVHHGVIVFSDRTDGRVYAYDTSDPRRGVRPLTTLSKVRYGDFWIADVRDLVYAVAEDHSGPGEPVNSIVAIPLDGSAARDDSAIIPVFGGTDFAQAPVVSPDGTKLAWISWNHPNMPWTSSQLRVASLTFEGRIDREVVLVDQPGVCVYEPRWTLDGDLIHVDDSSSWANLYRTQGFVWNEGEDPNAWTTRLRTRSLHPGRRAFSHPHWQLGLHSYDNYDNDLLVCSWVEDQEWHIGTVRVDNGMAEEWATGWWPIGNVAAADGRVVFLADSATHTPAIIEVSRGKTKVLRPSSEAEVPAALISTAQMLTWKTSDGEESHGLYYAPVNPDFRAPDGELPPLIVNVHGGPTSASRPGLSVPFQYWTSRGFAVLDVNFRGSTSFGRAYRQKLNGQWGVMDVQDCVDGAQYLIDLGYVDPKRIAIRGSSSGGFTALNALASSDVFTAGASFYGIADLVKLAQSSHKFESHYDQLLIGSDDVSDPVWAQRSPINRVDQIHAPLLLLHGGEDPVVPAAQAEEMYEALRAGGNAVALKLYQGEGHGFRSAVNIKDAWQTELSFYRTVWGIATDAPIHVEIANL, via the coding sequence ATGTCCGTCACCGTCGCTCCTCACGGCATTTGGAAGTCCCCCATTACGGGTGATTCCTTCACTGCGCGTTCGGTCACCCTCTCCCAGGTCCGGGTTGATGGACCGGACACCTACTGGGTGGAGGGTCATCCCCTGGAGGGAGGCCGTGGCACGCTGCTGCGGCGGCGCGGGACAGGCGAGACGGGCGAGGTTCTGCCCCTCATTGACGGGGTTCGCCTGCCCGACGTGGGCACGCGCGTGCACGAGTACGGCGGCAAGGCATACGCCGTCCACCACGGGGTCATCGTCTTCTCCGACCGCACCGACGGTCGCGTCTACGCCTACGACACCTCCGACCCGCGCCGAGGGGTGCGCCCCCTGACGACCCTGTCGAAGGTCCGCTACGGTGACTTCTGGATCGCGGACGTACGTGACCTCGTGTACGCGGTCGCCGAGGACCACTCGGGGCCGGGCGAACCCGTCAACTCCATCGTCGCGATCCCCCTGGACGGCTCCGCAGCGCGTGACGACAGTGCCATCATCCCCGTTTTTGGCGGGACGGACTTCGCTCAGGCACCCGTCGTGTCCCCCGACGGGACAAAGCTCGCGTGGATCTCGTGGAACCATCCGAACATGCCATGGACGTCCTCGCAGCTGCGGGTTGCCTCGCTGACCTTTGAGGGGCGGATCGACCGCGAGGTCGTCCTCGTCGATCAGCCGGGCGTGTGCGTCTACGAGCCGCGGTGGACGCTGGACGGGGACCTCATCCACGTTGACGATTCCTCCTCCTGGGCCAACCTGTACCGCACCCAGGGTTTTGTCTGGAACGAAGGGGAGGATCCCAACGCCTGGACGACGCGGCTACGCACCCGCTCCCTGCATCCGGGGCGCAGAGCTTTCTCCCACCCCCACTGGCAGCTGGGCCTGCACTCCTACGACAACTACGACAACGACCTTCTCGTCTGCTCCTGGGTCGAGGACCAGGAGTGGCATATCGGCACCGTGCGCGTCGACAACGGCATGGCCGAGGAGTGGGCAACCGGTTGGTGGCCGATCGGCAACGTCGCAGCGGCCGACGGTCGCGTCGTGTTCCTAGCGGACTCCGCCACGCACACGCCCGCGATCATCGAGGTCTCGCGCGGCAAGACAAAGGTTCTGCGCCCCTCCTCCGAGGCGGAAGTGCCCGCTGCCCTCATCTCGACGGCGCAGATGCTCACGTGGAAGACCTCCGACGGCGAGGAATCGCACGGCCTCTACTACGCGCCCGTCAACCCCGACTTCCGGGCACCGGACGGGGAGCTTCCTCCCCTGATCGTCAACGTGCACGGCGGGCCGACCAGCGCCAGCCGACCCGGCCTGTCGGTTCCCTTCCAGTATTGGACGAGCCGCGGCTTCGCTGTCCTCGACGTCAACTTCCGGGGATCGACGTCCTTTGGCCGCGCCTACCGTCAGAAGCTCAACGGCCAGTGGGGCGTCATGGACGTCCAGGACTGCGTTGACGGCGCCCAGTACCTGATCGACCTGGGGTACGTCGATCCGAAGAGGATTGCCATTCGTGGCAGCTCCTCCGGTGGTTTCACGGCGCTCAATGCCCTGGCTTCCTCGGATGTTTTCACCGCGGGCGCCTCCTTCTACGGAATTGCCGACCTGGTGAAGCTGGCGCAGAGCAGCCACAAGTTCGAGTCGCACTACGATCAACTGCTGATCGGATCGGACGATGTGTCGGACCCGGTGTGGGCCCAGCGTTCCCCGATCAACCGTGTCGATCAGATCCACGCTCCTCTGCTGCTCCTTCACGGTGGCGAGGACCCCGTCGTGCCCGCCGCTCAGGCGGAGGAGATGTACGAGGCTCTGCGGGCAGGCGGTAACGCGGTGGCGCTCAAGCTCTACCAGGGTGAGGGGCACGGATTCCGTTCCGCCGTCAACATCAAGGACGCATGGCAGACCGAGCTCTCGTTCTACCGCACCGTGTGGGGCATCGCCACCGACGCCCCCATCCACGTCGAGATCGCGAACCTGTGA
- a CDS encoding chloride channel protein yields the protein MRVGHTVAAHRSLLGIAAAVVGAVVGAAAVLFNFAIRAWTWVSTGFTEYTTHIGSPHGVWGWAPWLFLLLSPALAGAVYGPLIQRFAPSAKGHGIPEVMLAVRRKGGRIPGRVAVVKIVSSALTIGSGGSAGREGPIVQVGASLGSTIASWLGMPVSRVVLLASCGSAAGIAATFHAPLAGAVFALEVILTEFTAETFGFVVLSAVSSSMVARILQGDEMVVRVASDLSFASQTDMWWVALLGLVAGMCGLGFSKLLYACEDAIDWLWARTRLPQWARPAVLGLVLGAGLVAFPYMFGSGYPLEEDAIAGNFSVAFLLALMLGRALYTAFTIGMGGSGGVFAPTLFIGAMAGAAFGDVVSPLSASPVGVFAVVGMGAAFAGAARAPMTAVLIIVEMTGQFSLILPMMLAVVIATGASRFLTRATIYTEKLRRRGDVLDDPVEGTLLGTRVASQWMTHAPEVLAASASVASALSALRRTKESALPVVDGGRFVGLVSSLRLAELTQEGGSLDSPLSDLPLIDEAVPDGAPPTKVLEALRRTGLQALPVLDNQRRVVGWVSERDLVDRMYRDQRRAIAARTQTSWGSRLKERRAR from the coding sequence GTGAGGGTCGGCCACACGGTCGCCGCGCACCGATCCCTGCTCGGCATTGCTGCGGCCGTGGTGGGCGCCGTCGTCGGCGCCGCGGCGGTCCTGTTTAACTTTGCGATTCGAGCGTGGACGTGGGTATCCACGGGCTTCACCGAGTACACGACCCACATCGGGTCGCCGCACGGGGTCTGGGGATGGGCTCCCTGGCTCTTCCTCCTCCTCTCCCCCGCGCTGGCCGGAGCGGTCTACGGTCCGCTCATTCAGCGTTTCGCCCCCAGCGCGAAGGGCCACGGCATTCCGGAGGTCATGCTCGCGGTGCGCCGCAAGGGCGGACGCATTCCCGGGCGTGTCGCGGTCGTGAAGATCGTGTCCTCGGCGCTGACGATCGGATCGGGTGGCTCCGCTGGGCGCGAGGGGCCCATCGTGCAGGTGGGGGCATCGCTGGGATCAACGATCGCCTCGTGGCTCGGGATGCCGGTCTCCCGAGTGGTGTTGCTTGCCTCGTGCGGGTCGGCGGCCGGCATCGCGGCCACCTTTCACGCGCCGCTGGCCGGCGCGGTGTTTGCGCTTGAGGTGATTCTCACGGAGTTCACGGCGGAGACCTTCGGTTTCGTCGTTCTCTCGGCGGTCAGCTCCTCGATGGTTGCCCGCATCCTTCAGGGCGATGAGATGGTGGTGCGCGTCGCGAGTGACCTGTCTTTCGCCTCTCAGACGGACATGTGGTGGGTGGCGCTGCTGGGACTCGTCGCGGGCATGTGCGGACTGGGATTCTCCAAGCTCCTCTACGCGTGCGAGGACGCGATCGACTGGCTGTGGGCGCGCACGCGCCTGCCGCAGTGGGCGCGCCCGGCGGTCCTCGGCCTCGTGCTCGGCGCGGGCCTGGTCGCGTTCCCGTACATGTTCGGGTCGGGTTATCCGCTGGAGGAGGATGCCATCGCGGGCAACTTCTCGGTTGCCTTCCTGCTGGCCCTGATGCTCGGGCGCGCCCTGTACACCGCCTTCACGATCGGAATGGGCGGGTCGGGCGGAGTCTTCGCGCCCACTCTCTTCATCGGAGCGATGGCGGGCGCAGCCTTCGGGGACGTCGTCTCCCCGCTGTCCGCTTCGCCCGTCGGTGTCTTCGCGGTGGTGGGCATGGGTGCCGCATTTGCGGGTGCGGCCCGCGCCCCCATGACGGCCGTTCTCATCATCGTGGAGATGACGGGGCAATTCTCCCTCATCCTGCCGATGATGTTGGCGGTCGTCATCGCCACGGGAGCCTCGCGTTTCCTGACCCGCGCGACCATCTACACCGAGAAGCTGCGTCGGCGCGGGGACGTGTTGGACGACCCGGTGGAGGGAACTCTCCTGGGCACGCGGGTGGCCTCGCAGTGGATGACGCACGCCCCCGAGGTTCTCGCCGCCTCCGCCTCGGTTGCCTCGGCCCTGTCGGCGCTGCGCCGCACGAAGGAGAGCGCGCTGCCGGTGGTCGACGGCGGTCGCTTCGTTGGCTTGGTGTCCTCACTGCGTCTGGCCGAACTCACCCAGGAGGGTGGTTCGCTCGACTCCCCGCTCTCCGATCTTCCCCTCATTGACGAGGCGGTGCCCGACGGCGCTCCCCCCACCAAGGTCCTTGAGGCGCTGCGGCGCACGGGCCTGCAGGCCCTGCCCGTCCTGGACAATCAACGCCGCGTCGTTGGCTGGGTCTCCGAGCGTGACCTGGTGGATCGCATGTACCGCGACCAGCGCCGCGCGATCGCGGCCCGCACGCAGACCTCATGGGGGTCGCGCCTGAAGGAGCGCCGGGCGAGGTGA
- a CDS encoding class I SAM-dependent RNA methyltransferase, whose translation MSPRPSRRRPSPRRRPALAQPREGIGEVLRLTVGEPAHGGACVARDESGRVVFVRHAAPGEVVRARVTAVQKKLAWADVVEVVEASPDRVPSVWPQAGPGGVGGGELAHLTPAAQRDWKSRVIAGQLRRVGGEALADAVDALGGVRVTPAPGDEDPGDPPTGRRSRIDVVIDADGRAGMHEFRGRRVIALEDMPLAVPAIRELGLFDEDTPWRHLWKPGDRVRAVAPSGGEPVVLIGEDTYAADGVRIDVDVLRWNVPLGSGVESYYVRPSGFWQTHVCGAEVLANAVLAAAFGAHEAGAGRAIMELYSGAGLFSVPLARAVGESGHVVTLEGDEGAVCDAGENLAAFDWVDAFAGNVDREGVVDLSGQLGAVPDVVVADPPRAGAGAEVCEAIAATGAPRVVLVSCDPAAGARDLRALTECGYTLASLQAWDLFPHTHHVEMVSVLSR comes from the coding sequence GTGAGTCCTCGCCCCTCGCGTCGCCGTCCCTCCCCGCGCCGCCGTCCCGCTCTCGCGCAGCCCCGTGAGGGCATCGGCGAGGTCCTTCGCCTGACCGTCGGCGAGCCCGCACACGGCGGCGCCTGCGTCGCCCGCGACGAGAGCGGGCGTGTCGTCTTCGTGCGCCACGCGGCACCAGGTGAGGTTGTCCGTGCGCGGGTGACCGCCGTCCAGAAGAAGCTCGCGTGGGCCGACGTCGTCGAGGTCGTCGAGGCATCGCCCGATCGGGTCCCCTCCGTGTGGCCCCAGGCCGGTCCGGGAGGCGTCGGTGGCGGAGAACTCGCGCACCTGACGCCCGCCGCTCAGCGCGACTGGAAGTCCCGGGTGATCGCCGGGCAGCTGCGCCGCGTGGGCGGCGAGGCTCTGGCCGACGCCGTGGACGCCCTCGGGGGAGTGCGTGTCACTCCCGCGCCGGGCGATGAGGACCCGGGCGATCCGCCGACCGGTCGTCGCTCTCGCATTGACGTCGTCATCGACGCGGATGGTCGCGCCGGCATGCACGAGTTCCGCGGACGCCGCGTGATCGCGCTCGAGGACATGCCGCTTGCTGTGCCCGCGATCCGCGAGCTCGGGCTGTTCGATGAGGACACGCCGTGGCGTCATCTGTGGAAGCCGGGGGACCGCGTGCGCGCGGTGGCCCCCTCCGGCGGTGAGCCCGTCGTCCTGATCGGCGAGGACACGTACGCCGCCGACGGCGTGCGTATCGACGTCGATGTGTTGCGCTGGAACGTGCCGCTTGGCTCCGGCGTCGAGTCGTACTACGTGCGCCCCTCCGGTTTCTGGCAGACGCACGTGTGCGGCGCCGAGGTGCTCGCGAACGCCGTGCTGGCTGCGGCTTTTGGTGCCCACGAGGCCGGGGCTGGGCGTGCGATCATGGAGCTGTACTCGGGCGCGGGCTTGTTTTCCGTGCCGCTCGCGCGTGCCGTCGGCGAGTCAGGGCACGTCGTGACGCTTGAGGGCGACGAGGGTGCCGTGTGTGATGCGGGCGAGAACCTCGCGGCCTTTGACTGGGTGGACGCGTTCGCCGGAAACGTGGATCGTGAGGGAGTCGTCGACCTGTCGGGCCAGCTGGGTGCCGTGCCCGACGTGGTTGTAGCCGATCCGCCGCGCGCCGGTGCGGGAGCCGAGGTATGCGAGGCAATCGCGGCCACAGGTGCTCCTCGCGTCGTCCTGGTGTCCTGCGACCCGGCGGCCGGAGCGCGCGACCTGCGCGCACTCACCGAGTGCGGCTACACCCTGGCGAGCCTGCAGGCCTGGGACCTATTCCCCCACACGCACCACGTGGAGATGGTCTCGGTCCTGTCGCGGTGA
- a CDS encoding APC family permease, whose translation MTNLLAYAKRVLIGRPMRSDAMGHQLLPKRIALPIFASDALSSVAYAPDEVLLTLALAGSMAALQSVWVGAVVALVLAVVVASYRQTVHAYPSGGGDYEVVTTNLGRSWGLLVASALLVDYILTVAVSISSGANYITTAVPALAGYEVPIAVGLVVILATLNLRGTREAGGAFAVPTYVYMLAIGLMIVVGFAKMATGTLGVAPTAAYDLVAAPGHTDGLAGLAGAFLLMRAFSSGCAALTGVEAISNGVPMFRRPKSRNAAATLAMLGMIAASMMISILVLARATGVKIVDDPAAQLTDGGRAVAENTPINPAISQIASAVFGQGSIPFILITVVTGFILVLAGNTAFNGFPTLASVLSKDSFLPHQMVRRGDRLSYSNGIVVLTVAAIALIVGFHAETTRLIQLYVVGVFISFTLSQLGMIRHWNKQLRSRQSGQERMAVLRSRAVNIVGFMMTGLVLLIVLATKFTHGAWITLLMIAIAFGVQISIHRHYETVSAQLRVDDWNARRALPTRVRALVLVSSLSRPAMRAVAAARASSPTSIELVSVAADDEEENKILRQWKESGLPVPLTLLSAPYRDISSVIVQYVRSRRRATPTEMLVVYMPQFLVTHWWENLLHNQSALRLRAALLDVPGVVITVVPWKLGEDDVVEGRQRVNDPFLRVPAPEVGTSSVARVAERSSQEAP comes from the coding sequence GTGACGAACTTGTTGGCCTATGCGAAGCGCGTGCTCATTGGGCGCCCGATGCGATCGGACGCGATGGGTCACCAGCTTTTGCCCAAACGTATCGCTCTGCCGATCTTCGCCTCCGACGCTCTGTCGTCGGTCGCCTACGCTCCCGACGAGGTGCTTCTCACCCTTGCGCTGGCCGGGTCCATGGCGGCCCTGCAGTCCGTGTGGGTCGGCGCCGTTGTCGCGCTCGTCCTCGCGGTTGTCGTGGCTTCCTACCGGCAGACCGTTCACGCCTACCCCTCCGGCGGCGGCGACTACGAGGTCGTCACCACGAACCTCGGCCGCTCCTGGGGTCTGCTCGTGGCCTCGGCCCTCTTGGTGGACTACATTCTCACCGTCGCGGTCTCGATCTCGTCGGGTGCGAACTACATCACGACCGCCGTGCCCGCGCTGGCGGGCTACGAGGTGCCGATCGCGGTCGGCCTCGTCGTGATCCTGGCGACCCTGAACCTGCGCGGAACCCGCGAGGCCGGTGGCGCCTTCGCCGTGCCCACCTACGTGTACATGCTGGCCATTGGGCTCATGATCGTCGTCGGCTTCGCGAAGATGGCGACCGGCACGCTGGGGGTTGCGCCGACTGCGGCCTACGACCTGGTTGCCGCCCCCGGTCACACCGACGGCCTGGCCGGGCTCGCCGGCGCGTTCCTCCTGATGCGTGCCTTCTCCTCCGGTTGCGCGGCGCTGACGGGTGTCGAGGCGATCTCCAACGGCGTGCCCATGTTCCGTCGGCCCAAGTCCCGCAACGCGGCGGCGACCCTGGCGATGCTGGGGATGATCGCGGCGTCGATGATGATCTCCATCCTCGTGCTCGCCAGGGCAACCGGGGTCAAGATCGTCGACGATCCGGCCGCGCAGCTCACCGACGGGGGACGGGCCGTCGCGGAGAACACGCCCATCAACCCCGCGATTTCCCAGATTGCCTCGGCCGTCTTCGGCCAGGGGTCGATCCCGTTCATCCTCATCACCGTCGTCACCGGGTTCATCCTCGTCCTGGCCGGAAACACGGCCTTCAACGGATTCCCCACCCTGGCCTCGGTCCTGTCGAAGGACTCCTTCCTTCCCCACCAGATGGTGCGCCGAGGCGATCGACTGTCCTACTCCAACGGCATCGTCGTGCTGACCGTCGCCGCGATCGCGCTGATCGTCGGCTTCCACGCGGAGACGACGCGCCTCATCCAGCTCTACGTCGTCGGTGTGTTCATCTCCTTCACCCTCTCCCAGCTGGGAATGATCCGTCACTGGAACAAGCAGCTTCGCTCGCGCCAGTCGGGTCAGGAACGCATGGCCGTCCTGCGATCTCGGGCCGTCAACATCGTCGGTTTCATGATGACGGGCCTGGTTCTGCTGATCGTGCTGGCCACGAAGTTCACGCACGGCGCGTGGATCACCCTGCTGATGATTGCGATCGCCTTCGGCGTGCAGATCTCGATCCATCGGCACTACGAGACGGTGAGCGCCCAGCTGCGCGTGGACGACTGGAACGCGCGCCGAGCGCTGCCCACCCGCGTGCGCGCTCTCGTCCTGGTCTCCTCACTGTCCCGCCCCGCCATGCGTGCGGTCGCGGCGGCGAGAGCCTCCTCGCCCACCTCCATCGAACTGGTCTCGGTCGCGGCAGACGACGAGGAGGAGAACAAGATCCTGCGCCAGTGGAAGGAGTCGGGCCTGCCCGTGCCGCTGACGCTTCTGTCGGCTCCCTACCGCGACATTTCCTCGGTGATCGTGCAGTACGTGCGTTCTCGCCGCCGCGCAACGCCCACCGAGATGCTCGTCGTCTACATGCCTCAGTTCCTGGTGACCCACTGGTGGGAGAATCTCCTGCACAACCAGTCGGCCCTGCGACTGCGCGCCGCGCTGCTTGACGTTCCCGGGGTCGTCATCACGGTCGTGCCCTGGAAGCTCGGCGAGGACGATGTCGTGGAGGGCCGCCAGCGCGTCAACGACCCGTTCCTGCGCGTCCCCGCACCCGAGGTCGGCACCTCGAGCGTGGCGCGCGTTGCGGAGCGATCCTCCCAGGAGGCCCCGTGA
- a CDS encoding potassium channel family protein, with protein sequence MGCGRVGARLASTLDAAGHSVAVIDQDSKAFSRLPSDFSGRRVTGVGMDRDCLRQANIKEAYAFAAVSSGDNSNIIAARVAREVFHVEHVVARIYDPARAYLYERLGIPTVATVQRTAESMLRRMLPPDASLTWSHPTGSVALVNATPSPGWYGLRFPVVEELTGCRIVFTSRLGSIRTASPDLVVQEHDQLYFAINGTETGPLRDLLASAPRMEE encoded by the coding sequence ATGGGTTGCGGGCGCGTCGGCGCCCGGTTGGCTTCAACGTTGGACGCCGCGGGGCATTCCGTGGCCGTCATTGACCAGGATTCCAAGGCTTTTTCGCGCCTTCCCTCGGACTTCTCGGGCCGTCGCGTCACGGGGGTGGGAATGGACCGGGACTGCCTGCGCCAGGCGAACATCAAGGAGGCCTACGCTTTCGCCGCCGTCTCCTCGGGTGATAACTCAAACATTATTGCCGCTCGCGTGGCCAGGGAGGTCTTCCACGTCGAGCACGTGGTCGCCCGAATCTACGATCCTGCGCGCGCCTACCTCTACGAGCGGCTGGGTATTCCGACCGTCGCCACGGTGCAGCGCACCGCAGAGTCGATGCTGCGGCGCATGCTTCCCCCCGACGCGTCGCTGACGTGGTCGCACCCAACCGGTTCGGTCGCGCTCGTGAACGCGACCCCCTCCCCCGGCTGGTACGGGCTGCGTTTCCCCGTCGTCGAGGAGCTGACGGGCTGCCGCATCGTCTTCACCTCGCGCCTCGGTTCGATCCGCACGGCCTCGCCCGACCTGGTGGTGCAGGAGCACGATCAGCTGTACTTTGCGATCAACGGGACCGAGACCGGGCCGCTGCGCGACCTGCTCGCGTCCGCGCCGAGGATGGAGGAGTGA
- a CDS encoding potassium channel family protein, which translates to MKIVIAGAGSVGRSVALELLAHGHDITLIDHTPEKLRISSVADADWVLADACSPDALRDAGVAEADVMVAATGDDKANLVISLLAKTEFAVPRVVARLNNPKNEWLFDQAWGVDVSVSTPRIMTSLVEEAVSVGVPVRLFSFNTAAVSMHALILPEDSPVVGRRVHSLELPANAVLAALLRDGRPMNPSADDVFEASDELLLLVPDADSEGLVRLRQAVASPTSEDSEESEGESAGA; encoded by the coding sequence ATGAAGATCGTCATCGCAGGAGCAGGTTCGGTGGGCCGCAGCGTCGCGCTGGAGCTGCTGGCCCACGGCCACGACATTACGCTCATCGATCACACGCCCGAGAAGCTGCGGATCTCCTCGGTTGCTGACGCCGACTGGGTGCTCGCTGACGCGTGCTCCCCCGATGCGCTGCGCGACGCGGGCGTGGCCGAGGCCGACGTGATGGTTGCGGCCACGGGCGACGACAAGGCCAACCTGGTGATCTCACTGCTGGCCAAGACCGAGTTCGCGGTTCCCCGCGTTGTCGCCCGCCTGAACAATCCGAAGAACGAGTGGCTCTTCGACCAGGCGTGGGGCGTGGACGTGTCGGTGTCGACGCCTCGGATCATGACCTCACTCGTGGAGGAGGCGGTCTCGGTTGGCGTTCCCGTCAGGCTCTTTTCGTTCAACACGGCGGCCGTGTCAATGCACGCGCTGATCCTTCCGGAGGACTCGCCGGTCGTAGGCCGACGCGTGCATTCCCTGGAGCTTCCCGCGAACGCGGTGCTCGCGGCGCTGCTGCGTGATGGGCGTCCCATGAACCCCAGCGCCGACGACGTGTTCGAGGCCTCCGACGAGTTGCTCCTCCTGGTTCCCGACGCCGACAGCGAAGGCCTCGTGCGCCTGCGTCAGGCGGTGGCTTCTCCGACGTCGGAGGATTCGGAGGAATCGGAAGGAGAGTCGGCGGGGGCGTAG
- a CDS encoding DUF3159 domain-containing protein encodes MPTPRWMSQSASEEFSWSQTLGGTRGVIEASAPGLVFVVVYVATHALLPTLVAASAVALLACAVRLIQRQGARQALSGFLGVAIGVIFAAATGRGENYFVWGILTNVAMSLAFAASALARRSIVAGLYATLVGLPSTWRRDPQHAALRRRCGSLTWMWAGVFALRVAVQAPLWAAGAVAALGVAKLALGLPLFALGAWATWRGLRGYAPADSPSDSSESSDVGEATA; translated from the coding sequence ATGCCCACCCCGCGCTGGATGAGCCAGTCCGCGTCTGAGGAGTTCTCCTGGTCCCAGACCCTGGGTGGAACCCGCGGCGTCATTGAGGCCTCCGCCCCCGGGCTGGTGTTCGTCGTTGTGTACGTCGCAACCCACGCGCTACTGCCCACCCTCGTCGCGGCCTCCGCCGTTGCACTGCTCGCCTGCGCCGTGCGCCTGATCCAGCGTCAGGGCGCCAGACAGGCGCTCTCGGGCTTCCTCGGCGTCGCGATCGGTGTCATCTTCGCCGCGGCAACCGGGCGAGGCGAGAACTACTTCGTGTGGGGCATCCTCACCAACGTCGCGATGTCCCTAGCCTTCGCTGCCTCCGCACTCGCGCGTCGCAGCATCGTCGCCGGTCTCTACGCGACCCTGGTCGGGCTGCCCTCCACCTGGCGCAGGGACCCGCAGCACGCGGCCCTGCGACGCCGATGCGGATCGCTCACGTGGATGTGGGCGGGAGTCTTTGCCCTGCGAGTTGCCGTCCAGGCGCCCCTGTGGGCAGCGGGCGCCGTCGCGGCCCTCGGAGTCGCGAAGCTCGCCCTGGGGCTGCCCCTCTTCGCGCTCGGCGCGTGGGCAACCTGGCGCGGCCTGCGCGGCTACGCCCCCGCCGACTCTCCTTCCGATTCCTCCGAATCCTCCGACGTCGGAGAAGCCACCGCCTGA
- a CDS encoding OB-fold nucleic acid binding domain-containing protein, whose translation MGSFLSRVGAALGLDKDARSLDAALDEDSARAARGVTPIRDIADRSHALVFGTLLGMTYPPEEGGQRVLVATLYDGTDTLELRWPGRSSIPGLSVGQRLEVEGTVGRVGERMVIINPLYRVIGGES comes from the coding sequence ATGGGGTCGTTTCTCTCACGCGTCGGCGCCGCCCTGGGCCTCGATAAGGATGCGCGGTCCCTGGACGCCGCCCTCGACGAGGATTCCGCCCGCGCCGCCCGAGGCGTCACCCCGATTCGCGACATCGCAGACCGGAGCCACGCCCTCGTGTTCGGCACTCTCCTGGGGATGACCTACCCGCCGGAGGAAGGAGGCCAGCGTGTCCTCGTCGCGACCCTCTACGACGGCACGGATACCCTGGAATTGCGCTGGCCGGGCCGATCCTCCATCCCCGGCCTGAGCGTCGGCCAACGCCTGGAGGTCGAGGGGACCGTCGGACGAGTGGGGGAGCGTATGGTCATCATCAACCCCCTGTACCGCGTCATCGGCGGAGAGAGCTGA
- a CDS encoding DUF3710 domain-containing protein produces MFGRKKKTAPSEVEQVEELPRLADEDADIWSEPGPRNYGEVDTSEGYIDMGAILFPAVQGMQLRTQVADDGTTVLQILVVLGNSGIQMSVAAAPRSGGVWEELREEIRKGFEEQNAKVADIRTRYGDELLVDMPMQMPDGRSATSRMRILGREGDRWFARIDILGPAAANAEVGVDIEKVIDRIVVHRDDHPRTRLELLPVRLPVGAQEA; encoded by the coding sequence ATGTTCGGACGCAAGAAGAAGACAGCACCGAGCGAGGTCGAGCAGGTGGAGGAACTGCCTCGCCTTGCCGACGAGGACGCCGATATCTGGAGCGAACCCGGCCCCCGAAACTACGGAGAGGTCGACACCTCCGAAGGCTACATCGACATGGGAGCCATCCTGTTCCCCGCCGTTCAGGGAATGCAGCTGCGCACCCAGGTCGCGGACGACGGGACGACCGTCCTGCAGATCCTCGTCGTCCTGGGCAACTCCGGCATCCAGATGAGCGTTGCGGCCGCGCCGCGCTCCGGAGGGGTGTGGGAGGAGCTGCGCGAAGAGATTCGCAAGGGCTTCGAGGAACAGAACGCCAAGGTTGCCGACATCCGCACCCGCTACGGCGACGAGCTCCTCGTCGACATGCCCATGCAGATGCCGGACGGGCGTTCGGCGACCTCGCGGATGCGCATCCTGGGGCGCGAAGGAGACCGCTGGTTCGCGCGCATCGACATCCTCGGACCCGCAGCCGCGAATGCGGAGGTCGGCGTCGACATCGAGAAGGTCATCGACCGCATCGTTGTCCACCGAGACGACCATCCGCGCACGCGCCTGGAGCTGCTGCCCGTCCGCCTTCCCGTCGGCGCGCAGGAAGCCTGA